In Streptomyces puniciscabiei, a single genomic region encodes these proteins:
- a CDS encoding MFS transporter, translated as MGSTVSTIEPEKVSEPEQTSPASPRPGYGQLLRTRGAWTFLLPGFAARQPFAMLTISIVLLVQHTTGSYGAAGAAAAATGVSMALFAPYSGRLADRYGQRAVLVPGVVVHTLSGLSLTALALAHAPLWALFLAAVPTGASVPQVGPMVRARWGVKLQGSPLMATAAAFESVTDELTFVFGPLLATALCTAVTPAAGLVTEGALTLVGGLLFAAQKGTQPPVTGESGHARVKHASALRVPGVRVLVVTFLGIGSVFGGMQVALAAFTESIGQPGLNGVLYGVFAAGNMLSGIVCGAIAWKTAPQHRLVVGYTALAIVASALWTAHSVLLLAGLGLLVGMCIAPALITGYTLVEGLVPAGARTEAFTWLTGAVALGQAAAVTVAGQLEDRLWDGAGFLVPMAGTVLALATLLALRSRLVARGQNRTVARGVGHRVPVAVD; from the coding sequence GTGGGATCCACGGTCAGCACCATCGAACCGGAGAAGGTCTCCGAACCGGAGCAGACCTCGCCGGCCTCGCCCCGCCCGGGGTACGGACAGCTGCTGCGCACCCGCGGCGCCTGGACCTTCCTGCTCCCCGGCTTCGCGGCGCGCCAGCCGTTCGCGATGCTCACCATCTCCATCGTGCTGCTCGTCCAGCACACCACCGGCTCGTACGGCGCCGCGGGTGCCGCCGCGGCCGCCACCGGCGTCTCCATGGCGCTGTTCGCGCCGTACAGCGGACGCCTCGCCGACCGCTACGGCCAGCGCGCCGTGCTGGTCCCCGGCGTGGTGGTGCACACGCTGTCCGGTCTGTCGCTGACCGCGCTCGCACTGGCGCACGCCCCCCTGTGGGCGCTGTTCCTGGCGGCCGTACCGACCGGCGCCTCGGTGCCGCAGGTCGGCCCCATGGTGCGTGCACGCTGGGGCGTGAAGCTGCAGGGTTCGCCCCTGATGGCCACCGCCGCGGCGTTCGAGTCGGTCACGGACGAGCTGACCTTCGTCTTCGGCCCGCTGCTGGCGACCGCGCTGTGCACCGCGGTGACCCCGGCGGCAGGCCTGGTCACCGAGGGCGCGCTGACCCTCGTCGGCGGTCTGCTGTTCGCCGCGCAGAAGGGCACACAGCCGCCGGTGACCGGGGAGAGCGGGCACGCGCGCGTGAAGCACGCCTCCGCGCTCCGCGTGCCGGGCGTGCGGGTGCTGGTCGTGACCTTCCTGGGCATCGGGTCCGTCTTCGGCGGCATGCAGGTGGCGCTGGCGGCGTTCACCGAGTCGATCGGCCAGCCCGGCCTGAACGGCGTCCTGTACGGCGTCTTCGCCGCCGGCAACATGCTGTCCGGCATCGTCTGTGGCGCGATCGCCTGGAAGACCGCCCCGCAGCACCGCCTGGTCGTCGGCTACACGGCGCTCGCGATCGTCGCGTCCGCCCTGTGGACGGCGCACTCGGTCCTGCTGCTGGCCGGGCTCGGCCTGCTGGTCGGCATGTGCATCGCGCCCGCGCTGATCACCGGGTACACGCTGGTCGAGGGCCTGGTCCCGGCCGGCGCCCGCACGGAGGCCTTCACCTGGCTGACCGGTGCGGTCGCGCTCGGGCAGGCGGCCGCCGTCACGGTCGCCGGACAGCTGGAGGACCGGCTGTGGGACGGCGCCGGATTCCTGGTGCCGATGGCCGGCACGGTGCTCGCGCTGGCGACCCTGCTGGCGCTGCGGTCCCGGCTGGTCGCGCGGGGGCAGAACCGCACCGTCGCACGTGGCGTCGGTCACCGCGTGCCGGTGGCGGTGGACTGA
- a CDS encoding potassium/proton antiporter: MSGEETPLTVHHLNQLLLVCSLVLLVAVAAVRISSRSGLPSLLVYLGIGILMGQDGIGHIHFNSAALTQVMGYAALVVILAEGGLGTKWKEIRPVLSSASVLATLGVAVSVGVTATGAHYLVGLEWRQALIIGAVVSSTDAAAVFSVLRRVPLPARVTGTLEAESGFNDAPVVILVVAFCTAGPVEHWYVLLGEIALELAIGAAIGLAVGWFGSWGLKHVALPASGLYPIAVMAIAVTAYAAGALGHGSGFLAVYLASMMLGNAKLPHWPATRGFAEGLGWIAQIGMFVLLGLLVTPHELGDDVWPALVIGLVLTMVARPLSVVLSLAPFRVPWQEQSLMSWAGLRGAVPIILATIPMVNGVIGSRRIFNIVFVLVVVYTLVQGPTLPWLARTLRLGEAGEAADLGIESAPLERLRGHLLSVTIPEGSRMHGVEVNELRLPPGAAVTLVVRDEKSFVPLPTTVLRWGDELLVVATDPVRDAAERRLRAVAHGGKLAGWLGLNGAGGAR; encoded by the coding sequence ATCTCAGGGGAGGAAACGCCGCTGACCGTCCACCATCTCAACCAGCTCCTGCTCGTCTGCTCGCTGGTCCTGCTCGTCGCCGTCGCGGCCGTGCGGATCTCCTCCCGCAGCGGGCTCCCCAGCCTGCTCGTCTACCTGGGGATCGGCATCCTCATGGGCCAGGACGGCATCGGGCACATCCACTTCAACAGCGCCGCGCTGACCCAGGTCATGGGCTACGCCGCGCTGGTCGTGATCCTCGCCGAGGGCGGTCTCGGCACGAAGTGGAAGGAGATCAGGCCGGTCCTGTCGTCCGCGTCGGTCCTGGCGACCCTCGGCGTGGCCGTGAGCGTGGGCGTCACGGCGACAGGTGCGCACTACCTGGTCGGGCTGGAGTGGCGGCAGGCGCTCATCATCGGCGCGGTGGTGTCGTCGACGGACGCGGCGGCGGTCTTCTCGGTGCTGCGCAGAGTTCCCCTCCCCGCGCGCGTGACGGGCACGCTGGAGGCGGAGTCCGGCTTCAACGACGCCCCGGTGGTCATCCTGGTCGTCGCCTTCTGCACGGCCGGACCGGTCGAGCACTGGTACGTCCTGCTGGGCGAGATAGCCCTGGAGCTGGCCATCGGCGCGGCCATAGGGCTCGCGGTGGGCTGGTTCGGCTCGTGGGGGCTCAAGCACGTGGCCCTGCCCGCCTCCGGCCTCTACCCGATCGCGGTCATGGCGATCGCCGTGACCGCGTACGCCGCCGGCGCGCTGGGCCACGGCAGCGGCTTCCTGGCCGTCTATCTGGCCTCGATGATGCTCGGCAACGCCAAACTCCCGCACTGGCCGGCCACGCGCGGCTTCGCCGAGGGACTCGGGTGGATCGCCCAGATCGGCATGTTCGTCCTGCTCGGCCTGCTGGTCACCCCGCACGAGCTGGGCGACGACGTCTGGCCCGCCCTGGTGATCGGCCTGGTCCTGACCATGGTGGCCCGGCCGCTGAGCGTGGTGCTCAGCCTGGCGCCGTTCCGGGTGCCGTGGCAGGAGCAGAGCCTGATGTCGTGGGCGGGACTGCGCGGCGCCGTGCCCATCATCCTGGCGACCATCCCGATGGTGAACGGCGTCATCGGCAGCCGCCGCATCTTCAACATCGTCTTCGTGCTGGTCGTGGTCTACACCCTCGTGCAGGGGCCGACGCTGCCCTGGCTGGCCCGCACGCTGCGCCTGGGCGAGGCGGGCGAGGCCGCCGACCTCGGCATCGAGTCGGCGCCCCTGGAGCGGCTGCGCGGACATCTGCTGTCCGTGACGATCCCCGAGGGCTCGCGGATGCACGGCGTGGAGGTCAACGAGCTGCGCCTGCCGCCCGGTGCTGCCGTCACCTTGGTCGTCCGCGATGAAAAATCGTTTGTTCCGCTCCCCACCACAGTGCTGCGGTGGGGCGACGAACTGCTCGTCGTCGCCACCGACCCGGTCCGCGACGCGGCGGAACGACGTCTGCGCGCCGTCGCGCACGGCGGCAAGCTGGCCGGCTGGCTGGGCCTGAACGGAGCGGGCGGCGCGCGTTAA
- a CDS encoding penicillin acylase family protein: protein MPPNTTATTGAAATTGAAPAKSGRKKGRKARLIVLVLVLAVIGGIAYGAYWSISTVRASFPQTKGTITLQGLSGPVDVKRDGNGIPQIYASSDEDLFMAQGYVQAQDRFWEMDVRRHMTSGRLSEMFGKSQVKNDEFLRTLGWDRIARQEYDTKLSAATKTYLQAYAKGVNAYLQGKDGKDISLEYAALGLTNDYKPQQWTPVDSVSWLKAMAWDLRGNMQDEIDRALMTSRLGPQQIQDLYPEYPYSRNKPIVQEGQYNALTKSFEQGGAGTASQSTGTTGTTGTAGGATGASAGSTGTTGSSASATTGSSLTSQLAGLHHVLDDVPTAVGVNGQGIGSNSWVVAGKYTITGKPLLANDPHLSPSLPGVWYQMGLHCRTVSSKCQYDVTGYTFAGMPGVIIGHNANIAWGMTNSGVDVTDLYLEKVTANGYLYNGKVRPFRTREETIKVAGGASKSIVVRQTQDGMPLLSDRDDELVQVGKRATVNTAAPDRGDGYGIALRWTALDPGTSMDAVFALDKAANWSDFRAAAALFDVPSQNLVYADTDNHIGYTLPGRIPTRSSVDDGSIPAPGWDSKYRWTGFIKQDELPYEYNPKRGYIVTANQAVVDKDKYPYTLTTDWGYGTRSQRITDLIESKIKDGGKISTEDMRQMQLDNSSEIAKLLVPRLLKINLDDKNVRDAQKLLEGWDYTQESDSAAAAYFNAVWRNILKLAFGNKLPKELRVQGQCLWVDKIDSTGPVDDDAKVRECGQRDADQAQPDGGDRWFEVVRELMDKPDSDWWKTPRSGTRPAATNMDQLFARAMIDARWELTAKLGKDIDTWSWGRLHRLFLKNQTLGTDGPKALQYILNRGPWKLSGGEATVNATGWNAAGGYGVVWVPSMRMVVNLADFDKSRWINLTGASGHAFSAHYTDQTSLWAKGELLPWSFSDQAVGKSTSDTLVLKP from the coding sequence ATGCCCCCCAACACCACCGCCACAACGGGTGCCGCCGCCACCACCGGTGCCGCGCCCGCCAAGTCCGGCAGGAAGAAGGGGCGCAAAGCCCGGCTGATCGTGCTGGTGCTGGTCCTGGCCGTCATCGGCGGCATCGCCTACGGGGCGTACTGGTCGATCAGCACCGTCCGCGCCTCCTTCCCGCAGACCAAGGGCACGATCACGCTCCAGGGCCTGTCGGGGCCGGTCGACGTCAAACGGGACGGCAACGGCATCCCGCAGATCTACGCGTCCTCCGACGAGGACCTGTTCATGGCGCAGGGCTACGTCCAGGCGCAGGACCGGTTCTGGGAGATGGACGTGCGCCGGCACATGACCTCCGGCCGCCTGTCCGAGATGTTCGGCAAGAGCCAGGTCAAGAACGACGAGTTCCTGCGCACGCTCGGCTGGGACCGGATCGCCAGGCAGGAGTACGACACCAAGCTGTCGGCCGCCACGAAGACCTACCTCCAGGCGTACGCCAAGGGCGTCAACGCCTACCTCCAGGGCAAGGACGGCAAGGACATCTCCCTGGAGTACGCCGCCCTGGGCCTCACCAACGACTACAAGCCGCAGCAGTGGACCCCGGTCGACTCGGTCTCCTGGCTCAAGGCGATGGCCTGGGACCTGCGCGGCAACATGCAGGACGAGATCGACCGCGCCCTGATGACCAGCCGGCTCGGCCCGCAGCAGATCCAGGACCTGTACCCGGAGTACCCGTACAGCCGCAACAAGCCGATCGTGCAGGAGGGTCAGTACAACGCGCTGACCAAGTCCTTCGAGCAGGGCGGCGCCGGCACGGCCTCGCAGAGCACCGGCACGACGGGCACGACGGGCACGGCCGGCGGCGCCACAGGCGCCTCTGCGGGCTCCACGGGCACGACCGGCTCCTCCGCCTCGGCCACGACCGGATCGTCGCTCACAAGCCAGCTGGCGGGCCTCCACCACGTTCTGGACGACGTCCCGACCGCCGTCGGAGTGAACGGCCAGGGCATCGGCTCCAACTCGTGGGTGGTCGCCGGGAAGTACACCATCACCGGAAAGCCGCTGCTGGCCAACGACCCGCACCTGTCGCCGTCCCTGCCGGGCGTCTGGTACCAGATGGGCCTGCACTGCCGCACCGTGTCCAGCAAGTGCCAGTACGACGTGACCGGCTACACCTTTGCGGGCATGCCCGGTGTGATCATCGGGCACAACGCGAACATCGCCTGGGGCATGACCAACTCCGGGGTCGACGTCACCGACCTGTACCTGGAGAAGGTGACCGCGAACGGCTACCTGTACAACGGCAAGGTCCGGCCCTTCAGGACCCGCGAGGAGACCATCAAGGTCGCCGGCGGCGCGTCCAAGTCGATCGTCGTGCGCCAGACCCAGGACGGGATGCCGCTGCTGTCCGACCGCGACGACGAACTCGTCCAGGTCGGCAAGCGGGCCACCGTCAACACCGCCGCCCCCGACCGCGGCGACGGCTACGGCATCGCCCTGAGGTGGACCGCGCTCGACCCGGGCACCTCCATGGACGCCGTGTTCGCCCTCGACAAGGCGGCGAACTGGAGCGACTTCCGCGCGGCGGCCGCCCTGTTCGACGTGCCCTCGCAGAACCTCGTCTACGCGGACACCGACAACCACATCGGCTACACGCTGCCCGGCAGGATCCCCACGCGCTCCTCCGTCGACGACGGCTCGATCCCGGCTCCGGGATGGGACTCGAAGTACCGCTGGACCGGCTTCATCAAGCAGGACGAGCTGCCCTACGAGTACAACCCCAAGCGCGGCTACATCGTCACCGCCAACCAGGCCGTGGTCGACAAGGACAAGTACCCGTACACCCTCACCACCGACTGGGGCTACGGCACCCGCAGCCAGCGCATCACCGACCTGATCGAGTCCAAGATCAAGGACGGCGGCAAGATCTCGACCGAGGACATGCGGCAGATGCAGCTGGACAACAGCAGCGAGATCGCCAAGCTCCTGGTGCCCAGGCTGCTGAAGATCAACCTCGACGACAAGAACGTCCGCGACGCACAGAAGCTGCTGGAGGGCTGGGACTACACCCAGGAGTCCGACTCCGCGGCGGCCGCCTACTTCAACGCGGTCTGGCGCAACATCCTCAAGCTCGCCTTCGGCAACAAGCTGCCCAAGGAGTTGCGCGTCCAGGGGCAGTGCCTGTGGGTCGACAAGATCGACAGCACCGGCCCGGTCGACGACGACGCCAAGGTGCGCGAGTGCGGCCAGCGCGACGCCGACCAGGCGCAGCCGGACGGCGGCGACCGCTGGTTCGAGGTCGTGCGCGAGCTGATGGACAAGCCGGACAGCGACTGGTGGAAGACGCCCAGGTCGGGCACCCGGCCCGCGGCCACCAACATGGACCAGCTCTTCGCCCGGGCCATGATCGACGCCCGCTGGGAGCTGACCGCCAAGCTCGGCAAGGACATCGACACCTGGAGCTGGGGCCGGCTGCACCGCCTGTTCCTGAAGAACCAGACACTCGGCACCGACGGCCCCAAGGCGCTGCAGTACATCCTCAACCGCGGCCCCTGGAAGCTCAGCGGTGGTGAGGCCACGGTGAACGCGACCGGCTGGAACGCCGCCGGCGGCTACGGCGTCGTCTGGGTGCCGTCCATGCGGATGGTCGTCAACCTCGCCGACTTCGACAAGTCGAGGTGGATCAATCTGACCGGCGCCTCCGGGCACGCCTTCAGCGCGCACTACACGGACCAGACGAGTCTGTGGGCGAAGGGCGAACTGCTGCCCTGGTCGTTCTCGGACCAGGCGGTCGGCAAGAGCACGAGCGACACGCTCGTCCTCAAGCCCTGA
- a CDS encoding 5-formyltetrahydrofolate cyclo-ligase — MLRREFLSVRNRLTDDDVAETGRALAERALELPELAHARTVAAYVSVGSEPGTPALLDALRARGVRVLLPALLPDNDLDWGEYAGRGSLARVQHSGKMALFEPSGARLGPDAVTAADVVLLPGLAVDARGMRLGRGGGSYDRVLARLERAGACPRLVVLLYDTEVVARVPAEAHDKPVHAVVTPSGVRRFPDA, encoded by the coding sequence ATGTTGCGCCGGGAGTTCCTCTCGGTGAGGAACAGGTTGACGGACGATGACGTCGCCGAGACGGGCCGCGCACTGGCGGAGCGCGCCCTGGAGCTGCCCGAGCTGGCGCACGCACGCACGGTGGCGGCGTACGTCTCCGTGGGGAGCGAGCCCGGCACGCCTGCGCTGCTGGACGCGCTGCGCGCGCGGGGCGTGCGGGTGCTGCTCCCCGCGCTCCTGCCCGACAACGACCTGGACTGGGGCGAATACGCCGGCCGGGGCTCCCTCGCCCGGGTCCAACACAGCGGGAAAATGGCGCTTTTCGAGCCATCCGGGGCGCGTCTCGGTCCGGACGCCGTGACGGCCGCGGACGTCGTGCTGCTGCCCGGTCTCGCGGTCGACGCGCGCGGGATGCGCCTCGGGCGCGGCGGAGGGTCGTACGACCGCGTACTGGCCCGCCTGGAGCGCGCGGGCGCGTGCCCCCGGCTCGTGGTGCTGCTGTACGACACGGAGGTCGTCGCGCGCGTCCCGGCGGAGGCGCACGACAAGCCCGTGCACGCCGTGGTGACGCCCTCCGGCGTGCGCCGCTTCCCGGACGCCTGA
- the galU gene encoding UTP--glucose-1-phosphate uridylyltransferase GalU yields MTQSHPRISKAVIPAAGLGTRFLPATKATPKEMLPVVDKPAIQYVVEEAVAAGLDDVLMVTGRNKRPLEDHFDRNYELESALDKKGDAERLAKVQESSDLATMHYVRQGDPRGLGHAVLCAAPHVGHEPFAVLLGDDLIDPRDPLLQRMIEIQEQHGGSVIALMEVAPEQIHLYGCAAVEATADSDVVRVTGLVEKPDPADAPSSYAIIGRYVLDPHIFDILRKTEPGRGGEIQLTDALQQLAADEKVGGPVHGVVFQGRRYDTGDRGDYLRAIVRLACEREDLGPDFRTWLRSYVAEEMQQS; encoded by the coding sequence ATGACTCAGTCGCACCCCAGGATCAGCAAGGCTGTCATCCCCGCGGCAGGCCTCGGCACCCGGTTCCTGCCGGCCACCAAAGCCACTCCCAAGGAGATGCTGCCGGTCGTCGACAAGCCCGCGATCCAGTACGTGGTCGAGGAGGCCGTCGCGGCAGGGCTGGACGACGTCCTCATGGTCACCGGGCGTAACAAGCGTCCCCTCGAGGACCACTTCGACCGCAACTACGAGCTGGAATCGGCGCTCGACAAGAAGGGTGACGCCGAACGGCTCGCGAAGGTGCAGGAGTCCAGCGACCTGGCGACCATGCACTACGTGCGCCAGGGCGACCCCAGGGGTCTCGGCCACGCCGTGCTGTGCGCCGCCCCGCACGTCGGCCACGAGCCCTTCGCCGTGCTCCTCGGTGACGACCTGATCGACCCGCGCGACCCGCTCCTGCAGCGCATGATCGAGATCCAGGAGCAGCACGGCGGCAGCGTGATCGCCCTCATGGAGGTCGCGCCCGAGCAGATCCACCTCTACGGCTGCGCGGCCGTGGAGGCGACCGCCGACAGCGACGTCGTCCGGGTGACCGGGCTGGTCGAGAAGCCGGACCCGGCGGACGCCCCCTCCAGCTACGCGATCATCGGCCGTTACGTCCTCGACCCGCACATCTTCGACATACTGCGCAAGACCGAGCCGGGTCGCGGCGGTGAGATCCAGCTCACCGACGCCCTCCAGCAGCTCGCGGCGGACGAGAAGGTCGGCGGGCCGGTGCACGGCGTCGTCTTCCAGGGCCGCCGCTATGACACCGGCGACCGTGGCGACTATCTGCGTGCCATTGTCAGACTCGCGTGCGAACGTGAAGACCTGGGCCCGGACTTCCGGACCTGGCTTCGCAGTTACGTAGCCGAGGAGATGCAGCAATCTTGA
- the glp gene encoding gephyrin-like molybdotransferase Glp, producing the protein MSSAATRPAGPDDLWSVDEHLEDILSTVRPLEPIELQLLDAQGCVLVDDVTVPVSLPPFDNSSMDGYAVRVSDVAGASAEFPAALEIVGDVAAGAADPVRVGPGQAARIMTGAPLPPGAEAVVPVEWTDGGLGEGPVSGMRARSLAPEGAQGQVRVHRPVEARAHVRAQGSDVKAGDRALEAGTILGPPQIALLAAIGRGTVRVRPRPRVVVLSTGSELVQPGEELARGQIYDSNSFALTAAARDAGAIAYRVGAVADDAETLRSTIEDQLVRADLLVTTGGVSVGAYDVVKEALSYAGDADEAGSGVEFRKLAMQPGKPQGFGSIGPDHTPLLALPGNPVSSYVSFELFVRPAIRALMGLTDLHRPRVRAILRADKALRSPKGRRQFLRGAHGDGEVTPVGGAGSHLIAALAQADALIVVPEDVESVEPGAEVEVVLLG; encoded by the coding sequence TTGAGCAGCGCCGCGACCCGCCCCGCCGGCCCGGACGACCTGTGGTCGGTGGACGAGCACCTGGAGGACATCCTCTCGACCGTCCGCCCCCTCGAACCCATCGAGCTGCAACTGCTCGACGCCCAGGGCTGTGTCCTGGTCGACGACGTCACGGTGCCGGTGTCCCTGCCGCCGTTCGACAACAGCTCCATGGACGGGTACGCGGTGCGGGTCTCGGACGTGGCGGGCGCCAGTGCGGAGTTCCCGGCCGCCCTGGAGATCGTCGGCGACGTCGCGGCGGGCGCGGCCGATCCGGTCCGGGTCGGCCCCGGCCAGGCCGCCCGCATCATGACCGGCGCCCCGCTGCCGCCCGGTGCCGAGGCCGTCGTCCCGGTGGAGTGGACCGACGGCGGACTCGGCGAGGGCCCCGTGAGCGGGATGCGGGCGCGCAGCCTGGCCCCCGAGGGCGCGCAGGGGCAGGTGCGGGTGCACCGTCCCGTCGAGGCACGCGCGCACGTGCGCGCCCAGGGCAGCGACGTGAAGGCCGGCGACCGCGCCCTCGAGGCCGGGACGATCCTCGGCCCGCCGCAGATCGCGCTGCTCGCCGCGATCGGCCGCGGCACGGTCCGCGTGCGCCCGCGCCCGCGCGTGGTCGTCCTGTCCACCGGCAGCGAACTCGTCCAGCCCGGCGAGGAACTGGCCCGCGGGCAGATCTACGACTCCAACAGCTTCGCCCTCACCGCCGCCGCGCGGGACGCCGGCGCCATCGCCTACCGGGTCGGGGCCGTCGCCGACGACGCCGAGACGCTCCGCTCCACCATCGAGGACCAGCTCGTCCGCGCCGATCTGCTGGTGACCACGGGCGGGGTGAGCGTGGGGGCGTACGACGTCGTCAAGGAGGCGCTGTCGTACGCCGGCGACGCGGACGAGGCGGGCAGCGGCGTGGAGTTCCGCAAGCTCGCCATGCAGCCCGGCAAACCCCAGGGCTTCGGTTCCATCGGCCCCGACCACACGCCGCTGCTGGCCCTGCCGGGCAACCCGGTGTCGTCGTACGTCTCCTTCGAGCTGTTCGTCCGTCCGGCCATCCGCGCCCTGATGGGGCTCACGGACCTGCACCGGCCTCGTGTCCGGGCCATCTTGAGGGCCGACAAGGCGCTGCGCTCGCCCAAGGGGCGCCGGCAGTTCCTGCGCGGTGCCCACGGAGACGGCGAGGTGACCCCCGTGGGCGGCGCCGGCTCGCACCTGATCGCGGCGCTGGCCCAGGCCGACGCGCTGATCGTCGTCCCCGAGGACGTGGAGTCCGTCGAGCCCGGCGCCGAGGTGGAGGTGGTCCTGCTCGGCTGA
- the moaC gene encoding cyclic pyranopterin monophosphate synthase MoaC — MAESFRGETPGPPAQDRLTHIDEAGAARMVDVSGKDVTARTARASGRVLVSARVVELLRGEGVPKGDALATARIAGIMGAKRTPDLIPLCHPLSVSGVKLDLSVADDAVEIQATVRTTDRTGVEMEALTAVTVAALTVIDMVKAVDKGAVITDVRVEEKTGGKSGDWSRA, encoded by the coding sequence ATGGCTGAGTCTTTCCGGGGGGAGACCCCCGGACCCCCTGCGCAGGACCGACTGACGCACATCGACGAGGCGGGCGCGGCCCGGATGGTCGACGTGTCCGGGAAGGACGTGACCGCGCGCACCGCCCGCGCCAGCGGCCGTGTCCTCGTCTCGGCCCGCGTGGTCGAGCTGCTGCGCGGCGAGGGGGTGCCCAAGGGGGATGCCCTCGCGACGGCACGGATCGCCGGGATCATGGGCGCCAAGCGCACACCGGATCTGATCCCGCTGTGTCACCCGTTGTCGGTGTCGGGTGTGAAACTGGATCTGTCGGTCGCGGACGACGCCGTGGAGATCCAGGCCACCGTGCGGACCACGGACCGTACGGGCGTCGAGATGGAGGCCCTCACCGCCGTGACGGTCGCCGCGCTCACCGTGATCGACATGGTCAAGGCGGTCGACAAGGGAGCGGTCATCACGGACGTGCGGGTGGAGGAGAAGACGGGCGGCAAGTCGGGCGACTGGAGCCGGGCATGA
- a CDS encoding MogA/MoaB family molybdenum cofactor biosynthesis protein, with product MTYRALVVTASNRAAAGVYEDKGGPLVADGLKSFGFHVDGPRVVPDGDPVEAALRSGVDAGYDAIVTTGGTGISPTDRTPEATRAVIDQEVPGIAEAIRAYGREKVPAAALSRGLAGVAGRTLIVNLPGSTGGVRDGLAVLEPLLIHAVEQIRGGDHPRPGSGGAS from the coding sequence ATGACCTATCGCGCTCTGGTGGTCACCGCCTCCAACAGGGCCGCCGCGGGTGTCTACGAGGACAAGGGCGGCCCGTTGGTCGCCGACGGCCTGAAGAGCTTCGGGTTCCACGTCGACGGCCCCCGGGTGGTCCCGGACGGGGACCCCGTGGAAGCGGCCCTGCGCTCGGGAGTCGACGCCGGCTACGACGCGATCGTCACCACCGGCGGCACCGGGATCTCGCCCACCGACCGCACGCCCGAGGCGACCCGCGCGGTGATCGACCAGGAGGTGCCGGGCATCGCCGAGGCCATCCGGGCGTACGGGCGGGAGAAGGTTCCCGCGGCGGCGCTCTCCCGGGGCCTGGCCGGTGTGGCGGGGCGGACCCTGATCGTCAACCTGCCGGGCTCCACGGGCGGGGTACGGGACGGCCTCGCCGTGCTGGAGCCCCTGCTGATCCATGCCGTCGAGCAGATCCGCGGCGGCGACCACCCCAGACCCGGCAGCGGGGGTGCGAGCTGA
- a CDS encoding GNAT family N-acetyltransferase, which produces MLADGDVVLRPIRLRDQRAWREVNRRNRDWLRPWEATIPPPTPSGPIAHRPTYRQMVRHLRSEANAGRMLPFVIEYQGRLVGQLTVAGITWGSMCSGHVGYWVDESVAGRGVMPTAVALVVDHCFRTVGLHRIEVCIRPENRPSRRVVEKLGFREEGLRPRYLHIDGAWRDHLVFALTAEEVPDGLLARWRRARSQQLPQKPQSTGN; this is translated from the coding sequence GTGCTGGCGGACGGCGATGTCGTCCTCCGGCCGATAAGGCTGCGCGACCAGCGGGCCTGGCGCGAGGTGAACCGGCGCAACCGGGACTGGCTGCGCCCCTGGGAGGCGACCATTCCGCCGCCCACGCCGAGCGGGCCGATCGCGCACCGGCCGACCTACCGCCAGATGGTCCGGCACCTGCGGTCCGAGGCCAACGCCGGCCGGATGCTGCCGTTCGTCATCGAGTACCAGGGGCGGCTCGTCGGCCAGCTGACGGTCGCCGGGATCACCTGGGGATCGATGTGCTCGGGGCACGTCGGTTACTGGGTGGACGAGTCGGTGGCCGGGCGCGGGGTGATGCCGACGGCCGTCGCGCTGGTGGTGGACCACTGTTTCCGCACCGTCGGACTGCACCGCATCGAGGTGTGCATTCGGCCGGAGAACCGGCCCAGCCGCCGGGTCGTGGAGAAACTGGGATTCCGCGAGGAGGGGCTCCGGCCGCGCTATCTGCACATCGACGGGGCCTGGCGCGACCATCTGGTGTTCGCGCTCACCGCGGAAGAGGTGCCCGACGGTTTGCTGGCGCGGTGGCGGCGGGCACGCTCCCAGCAGCTGCCGCAGAAACCCCAGAGCACGGGAAATTGA